Below is a window of Sus scrofa isolate TJ Tabasco breed Duroc chromosome 3, Sscrofa11.1, whole genome shotgun sequence DNA.
tttgggttggggGGGGCACCTACTTCTTCCTTCACCTGCCCTCAGCCTAAACATCAGCTGGTCAAAGTTCTTTACCTCATGTGAGGATGAAAATCTTCATGATTTCATGAAGAATCATTCAGGAATTAGTCTTCCATAGTCCTATCTTCTTTTGTCCCtctgtttctggaattttccacacAGAGTCCTTCCTCACCCCAATGTACAACCACCGCCCAGTTTCTCCTCACTAACAGGATCGTCAGTCAGGCCAGCCAGGAGAGGGAACCCCTTTTGCTTCCTGATGGTTTCAGGGGCACAGGGAAACCCAAAGGTGCAGGTGATAGTCTCATGTCCTAATTCAAGAGAAACTTTGTTGGGCTCATTGGCAGAAGTTCCACTTCTTGGGATCAAAAGCCATCAAGACCAGGCAGTTCAAAGGTGCCAAGATGGGCAAGGAGTGTTCTAGAATTGAGCTCACGTCGCAGCCCCAAGGAAAGTGCTCAGGTAGCATCTGCAGAATCCTCACAGCTCCAGGAGGCTCGTCTACACTACTTCCTCCTGTGTTTCGAACAGGCAAAGGGCCCAAAGAATTCTCCTGGTCAGTCGCAGCCGTCTAGGGCCCTCAGTCTGCGTGTCTTCCAGCTGAAGCCAGGGACCACCTCGGCCCACCCCCTACCACTTCAGCGGTGAAGCTTATCACAATTCCCTCCAGCTCTCCAATGGCAACGACAGCGGGTTCTTTACCCCCTGGAAACGCAGAAcgtcaccatcaccatcacaaAACTGACGCGTCGGTCACACACGTCTCCCTCCCCGCCCAGGGCGCGAACCCGCGGTCACAGACTGACGGCGGAGACGGAACCATATCACCCACACAGCCGCCCTCAGCGCCCGGTTTTGCGCAGGCGCAGCCGCTCGCTTCCGCCGGAGGCGGGGCCGGCGCGCGTCCGGCGGGTCCCCAGTGCTCAGTTCCCTGTGCGCGTGCGCATGGAACGCGGGGACAGCCGGGGCATGGCCCCAGATCGGGGTCTGGTCTCGGCGAGACAGAGGCCATGGCAGGATCCTGGGACAGGGACTCAGGTGGGGGATCCTGGCCTCGGTCCCGTCCGAGCCCGCCGCTTCCTGCTGTGTCTCTACGTGGTGGGCTTCCTGGTGAGTACGTGTGGGGCTGGGCGCGAAGTGCTGGCTCCATCCTGACCTGGAACCCGATGAAGGGTGCTTTTCTTTGCAGCTCCCTGGGTGTTCCTAAGGCTCAGCCGGGGCTGGGAATCTGCGATCTGCCTGGTGATGCTTTCTGCTTCATAAACCCCTTCATTCTGCACCTGGCCGAAGGGAGGCTTGCCCCTCGCGTGGGCACTGAGCCCAGTTCGcgactctctcctcctccccatccccagctcGCGGTTTAAGACGGTGCAGCACCTGCCGCAGATGTGACTCGGTGGCTGAGCCTCGCACGAGGGGTGACCCCGGGTGTTTGATGCTGTAGCAGGTGCATCGCATGGCTTGGAGAGCAGGGATTCACCGGCAAGCCTGGGGAAGCCCAGCTGTGCAGAGGCTGCGGGTGCCCTAGGAACACAGAGGCTCCTTTTGCCAGGCTAGGTCGGGAAGTCGCTGTTGGTGACCCCACTTGGACAGAATTAGGCATTTTCCTTAGGGTTCCTGGTAGACTGGcatgtttaaaaatgcaaatcgCAGTGAATGACACACATCTGCCTTTCGACAAACTGTTTATTCGTGCACAACGCAGTTTTGGTTTTGTTAGGACTTGTGTGTCCTGGTTTAATAAGGACAATTATTAATTTCCCGACTAGAATGGAAAGATTAGAAAACTAAGTGTATGGTAGGACAAGCCATCCAGTCGAGGGCATCCCTCCATTTATTTATGGAATTTCTGAAATCCATTATAGGGTAAAGGCTGTGGAGCTCCAGTTGCTGTAATACACAGTCCCTGCCTTCGGGAAGGAACCTGTAGTTGTTCTGGTGGTTTCTGTGCCATTATCTGCAGGAACCCTACATctgcctcttcccttttctcatcCAAATAGAGGCCTGGTCTAGTTGCCCTGGTTGTGACCTAATCCACCTTAGGATGGACTTGAGACAAGGACCCAGTAGGGTTTCAGCTTTGTTGGGCCTATTAGTTTATCTTGAGGCCAAAAGGAGCTGATCAGGTTAAGTGTCAAGGAGAGAAGCCTGCCTTCTAGGGCCTGAAGATGGGCcaccagcctccttcctccttcctgctttaCTGAGACTTTTGGTTTAGGTCTGAGCTTGTAAGACTGTAGAGGGTACATGGGTTGCCTTCCTGACTCCAGGAggaatttcatatttttgaacAAGTGATGCTTTGCTAAGAAAGATACATTATCCTTGTGTCCTTTCCCATTTCATtacctccccccccttttttttttaatttgtgaaatgTCTGTAGCACATCTTCCTTGCAATGACAGAGAAGCTAAAGTTAAAATGAATTCTAGGTCAGGGTGATCCAGGCATTTATAAGTGGCCACTGCTATTACACTTTGTATTTGGATCCCTTGATCACTTTAACGTGATGAGTATGGCTTACCATAGAATATAATGTGTTCTTGTTTGCgcaaatcttatttatttatttttaatttattatttgtttttgagtGCACCCGCGTCATTTAaaaactcctgggccaggaatggaacctgcactaGAACGGTGGCtggtgccactgcagtgacaacaccagatccttaacccactgagccaccagggaactcatcatcaaaattttagagattggttttgttttctaaatccaTTTATCATTAAGATCCCTACTTTAAAAAcacccaggcctcagtttccagtTTGAGTTAATCAGCACTTTGTTGTTTAGGATTTGTTGGGTGTCAGCATGGTCGTCCCtttactgagccaccagggaactcatcatcaaaattttagagattggttttgttttctaaatccaTTTATCATTAAGATCCCTACTTTAAAAAcacccaggcctcagtttccagtTTGAGTTAATCAGCACTTTGTTGTTTAGGATTTGTTGGGTGTCAGCATGGTCGTCCCTTTACTGAGCCTTCACGTCAAGTCTCTGGGAGCAAGTCCAACCGTGGCTGGGATAGTAGGTGAGTGATTGATTCTGCATGTTTGTAGAGCACTGAATTTTAAAACCCCAGAACTGAGAACCTGAAAACAAATGCCTCTTTTAGCTAAATGATACCCAAAGGTAAACTGAAAATGGGGATAAAATGgattttcagaatatttcagGATAGGCCCCTGGAGCAAATGTATTTCATCTTTTCCTAGACTGCCTGTATTTAGAGGTTTCCAGGAATAATATCATCCTTGTGTCCCCAACCTCCAGTGACATTACAGGTCCTTAGTGAGCCTCTCCAGGGAGCTGGCCATGCGTGCTAGGGGCTAAGCATGGTGACCTAATGTGAGACCAGAGAGATTTAATCTATAGAAATCAGAGTATGAGGAACAGGACCAGATGAGCCTTGACCACTTGGCTTCTGGCTTTCTGCATCCCCATCAACACATCTCAGAGGGCTTCTCTTCCTGCACAGCATGAAATCTCCATCGAAAGCCATTGATTTACCAAAGAGGCAGGCAAGAGCAGGTCTTAGGCCTCTGCCCCTTAATGAGTAATTGTTCAAACTCACAGCCCTTGGTCATTAACACACTGGATGAGCAGATGTGCTGCAGATGTGTTTGGTAAGTCCCAGGCcatgatttgtatttccctggaACAGTGTACTAAGAGTTATTCTGGCCCACTGAGCAGCAGGGAGGGTTCCGTGAAGAGAAGGAATTATGATGGAGTTAAAAGCACTCTGTAAACCTTTGTCAGTTCTTAGAAGATAGATACTTTATAAAACTGAAGTGTTAGAGACATGAGATGGTGTTAACATTTTATAACTTAGTAGGGGGATTCAGATTTCTATTCCTGGGAGTGCACATGCCTCATGCAGGGTGAAAGGGACTTTCTCAAGGCCCCTAAGGGTGACCTGTGCCTTCAGTCTCTCTTCTGCTctctcttgattttattttgaaggCCTTTGATTAAAAATCTATTACTTTACTCttccatctgaaaaaaaatattatggggcaatttcctttttaaaaaatggtccttttggggagttcctactgtggcacactggaaacaaatccaactagtatccatgaagatgtgggttccatccctggcctcgatctgtgggttaaggacccaacgttgccgtgagctgtggtgtaggtcgcagactctgctcagattcctgagttgctgtggctgtggtgtagactggcagctacagctccgattcgacccctagcctgggaacttccatatgttgcaagtgcaggcaccccccccacccccccaaaaaaaagaaagaaaaaaggtccttccttatttttttttccctgatgtttTTCTGTTAGTTTAATCCACTTCTGTGATAGGTCTAGCTGATTTTCCTGAGTTATGTTACTTATGTTTTTTACAGGCTCCTCCTATGGCATTTTACAGCTCTTTTCCAGCACATTGGTGGTAAGTTCTCTTCCATCTGGCAGCACCTCTGGGAGGCATAAGCCATATGCCTCCGAGGGCTGCCCATCACAGCTGTAGTGAAATCAGGCCTTGAGGTTCGCCTGAAAGGAAATGTGCAGATGGTGCGGACATGTAGTGTCACTAGAGCGAGAAGAAGCCCCAAGTCATCTATTCCCCTCGTTGACGTCTCAGGAGAGACAGGGGTTGGAGGGCTGGAGGGGTTGGAGGGCTGGCTCTCAAAGGACCTCGCTGAGGCAGAGTGAGagctccctttttatttattttatttttgtttgcctttttgtcttttctagggctgcacctgtgccatatggaggttcccaggctaggggtctaatcagagctgtagccgccagcctacaccacagccacagcaacgctagatctgagccacatctgcaacctacaccacaactcacggcaatgccagatccttaacccactgagcgaggccaaggatggaacccacaacctcatgattcttggtcagattcattaaccactgagccacagtcgGAACGCCTCACTTTTTAAATTGTACCTTGTTCTTCCTGTGAGTCCCTGCCAGCTTTTACTAGGAGAAAAGAAGGTACACAAAAGTCATTACCAATTCTTTCTGTTTGAATGAAGTGACAATGATTGACTCCATTCATATCCTGGTGTTCTATTTGAAGTGGTGCCTTTCGAACTACACAGCTTGTTAATTATAAAACTTAAGCTTGCGAACAGAGGAGCCACTAGAGTGGTGGGTTGTATGTGGACCACAAGGACTGGCAAGACCCAGGGGCCGGAGTGTCATACTCACTTCTGACTACGCAGTGGTTGGAAGTTCAGCGTCCTTCCTGGGTGcaccccttccttctctttctggtgTATGCTCTGCTGTGGCCCCTCTGGTCCCAAGATCTCAGCATCCAGAGGTTCAGACAGTTCAAACGGAACAGTCAGTGTAGTCACAGATCGATCTGACCTGACCTTGGTGTAGAGTTGTGACCTTGGGCTCATAGTGAGTGAACACCATGCATATTTAGCCCTGTGTTTCCCAAGAGTGGTTCACGtgtgaaacacattttaaaacagaagagaaatttgATCAGATTCCatcacaaattctttttttttttttttcttttttttttgtctttttgctatttctttgggccgcttccgcagcatatggaggttcccaggctaggggtccaatcggagctgtagccactggcctacgccagagccacagcaacacgggatccgagccgcgtctgcaacttacaccacagctcacggcaacgccggatcgttaacctactgagcaagggcagggaccgaacctgcaacctcatggttcctagtcggattcgttaacccctgcgccatgacgggaactccccatcacaaATTCTTAGGTAACTAAGAGCTACTCCCTGATTTATCTATTTTgaattgtttcatattttaaattgacACAACAAGAACAGTCTCATTCTCATTTAGTTGCTAAATGACCCAGGAAAGTAGCTGTGTCTCCCTTTTATGCAGGAGGAAATTAAGACTTAGTGTAAATAATTGGACCAAGTCACCCAATCTCCATATCTAAACTCTAAgtacatattaataattttacCATACGTCATCTGTCTTTGCCATAATCATCTAAAGAAGTAAATAGATAATGAGAATCAGATTGTATAAGAAACTAATGCCCGTGCTTGTAGGGCAACACGTCATAgttcatgtgttttcttttgagaGAAGATTTTGGGGATCATCTTAGTAAAAGCATCTTTTCTGTCATATTTGGACACTCACTCCCAAAATATGTGGGGTTTGTATATACATTAAATCACCTAAGTCacagtgtattttcatttttcaagtgcCTTTCTCCTGCTGGACTCTGACCCCCCTGAGACTTAAGACCAGGCTTGATTTATGTTTATCAGCAGCACTTATCAGAGCACCTGGATATAGCAGCATGTGAGGAATTTTTATTGCCAGCTATGGCCCATTGCTCTTTTTCACATTAATCCTGTGCTTTCTTATGTTTGTGCTCACAAAGCACATTTTATATATCTTATAGCTGTAATTGAATGAGAACCTTCCTTAGAAACCCTTCAGATAGAGAAATCCCTACGTGAAATGTCCTTTTTAACCACtacttttgtttgtatttttattttctttttacggccacacccgcagcatatggaagttctcaggctagaggtcaaatcagagctgcacctgctggcctacgccatagccacagaaactcagggatctgagccacatctgtgcctataccacagctcatagcaatgctaaatccttaacccactgagcgaagccagggatcaaacccacatactcatggatactagtcgggttcatttccactgagccacaagggaaactccaacCACTacttttataaatgcattttaattaaaagattggggaaaacattttaattttaaaaacaaatctttgtGAAGAAAAGATTTACCAAATCAGACTTTTAGTAAAAATAACTAGCATTTATTAAGTAgttattatgtgccaggccctgttctaagctCTTTGTTACATTTAATCCACATAATAACTAGTCTTAAACTAGTCTTCAACACCAGACTGGTGGTtatcagggtttgtttttttgttgttgttgtttttggttttcttatttcttttttaaagtttaattggagtatagttgatttacaatgttgtgataatttctgctgtacagcaaagtgatccagttatacgtgtacacacattcattctctttcagatgcttttcccatacaCGTTATTGCAGAATAGTGGGTGGAGTTCCCCGTGCTATGGGTTATGGGTTGCTAATGACTCATGTTACACAGAGCATATAGAATGTACATAGAGTATTGGCAGTGGGGGGAGAGGAATCTCTGAGGCAGGTATTATGATTGCTTCTATTTTATGGTGGAGAAGCAGAGCACAGGGCTATGCCTCTGTGTGTGATTATATTCACTGCACACGTGCATGTGGAGTGATGAGAGTTCGAAGCTGAACCCAGACAGCCTGGCCCAGCGCCCAGGGCATGGCCACCACATTACATCGTGACCTGTGGACACATAGGCCAGAGATCTCTCACCCAGGTCGAAAGGGTGTGGAGAATTCCTCaaatccataaaaatgaaaattgaggaAATGGATTGATGCCATTTTTAGAAGGATGGTAGTATTTTGGAGGATATACTCTCAAGTGTCTTATAAAGgaattttattacagtttataCCCTTATGGAAAGAGATCTTTGGGGtcccttttaaaaagacatgcctaacccctagcctgggaacttccatttgttgcaggtgtggccctaaaaagcaaaaaaaaagaaaagtaaagaaaaagatatgCCCATCAATAACGATGGGGAAAGGGGACAAACAGGCATAGTTGGCTTTTGTCCAGGAAGAGAGGTGGGCTCAGGTGACATGTTGGTGGGAGAGGGTGGGAACCAGGCCCTGAACATCAGTGAGGATGCTGTACTGCTGCCTCACAGCCAGGTGCAGGAGCCAGGGGTCACCTGGAGGGTGGGTCACAGGGCTCTGGACACCCTGTTCTTGACTTGCTCCAACAGTGCTCCACACTGTCATGgtgttttagcattttttttgttttcaggcgATGATGTTTTTTTGAAAGAGAGAACCTCGCCCAGGACCTCAGGACATAAAACAAGTCAGTCTGGAGTTGATGCAGGTGGACTGGGCTTGTCAGGCTTCTGTCCCTCTGCTCAGAAAAGAGCGCTTCTGAGGCACAGAAGGGAACGAGGCTGACCACCCTCCACCGTCCAATGTCTGAGGGGCTCCTGGAGCCCTGGCATGGCCACCCCGAGCCCAACGGCTGCGCAGTGTGCAGTGGAGGAATGTTCAGAGCAGAGGAACGAAGGGTGAGGAGGAAAATGCAATTTCCaccagcctcccccaccctctaAGGGTCTGTCCCAGAGGcctcacccaggacagctggtgcTTAAGAGTGAACTATGGGGGCAGCTCTGGGCTCTGCTCACTTAGCTGCCCTTTGTCTCCTGGGGAATCCGGGACCCTGGGGGCTCcatgcagccccacccccacccccccaccccaccccgcctccctgtCCGCTCTTCCTCTTCGCCTTCTGCTCCCTTCgggctctgccctcctctctggcCTCATGTTCACACTCACAGACGTGTGTGCAGGGCTCAGCTGGTCACCGTCAAGGGCATCGTTCCTACTGGGCAGCTTCCCCCTGGGCTGCCTCAGGGTCTTTCCAAACCTGCTTACCTGCAGCAAGGATGGTTCAGGAGGGAGCCCACACCTGGCAGGGCTCAGGCTTCTGGATGCAGGAACTCAAACTGGCAGACTTtgagacctaaaaccataaaaccttTCGGAAACCATGAATCCAGGCAGTGTTGTTTCAGATGTGATGCCTAAAGAACAAGCAGCAGAATATAGAATAAACAAGTGGGATGATGTCAAAcggaaaagcttctgcacagcaaggggaaCCATCAACAAGATGAACAATCTGTggagtgaaagaaaatatttgcaactcatatatctgacaaggggTTGACATCCAAGATATACGAACTCTTACAGCTCCACAGCAGGTCATCACAGATGCTTTCTTTGGTATCTTaggcttttttatcttttttggggaTGAGATACTCCATTGTGTTTTCCCACCCAACATGTGAAAGACCAGAGAACACAACTTCTCTGACAGATGACAGAATAGAATTGAGCACCCATTTCAGTTTCTAGAGATTTTCTACTGTGCATGTCTGCAGTGGCTCTTTTCCAGGGAGTCAGAGGTTTCCTGTGCTCCTTGCTTCCCCAGGGCTGCTGGAGTGACGTCGTGGGAAGACGGCCTTCCTTGCTGGTGTGCCTTCTGTGCAGCGCCCTGGGTTATCTCATTCTTGGAACATCGACCAACGTGTTCCTCTTTGCCCTCGCTAGGGTCCCTGTGGGTGAGTTCTTGCCCTATGCCTACGTTTTCATTCAAAATCCATCAAAGTGTAGGTTTTGAGAGAGCCTGTCCCTGCTTGGCAGCAGCGCTTTGATTAAACCTTATATAAAAAGATAGAATGACAACAGCAGTTACAACTGTAGCACCAGCAGCCACTGTGATGGGGCACTTAGCATCTGTCAGCCTTTGCTGACTTGTCCAGGGCCACAGACCTTGTGTGTGATAGAGCCTGGAGCCCTCCACACCTGTCTGAACACCTGCCCACAGCAGCAGGACCTGCCTCCTTCCTGTCtacctctctctgcctccagaaGAATTCCTTAGTCAGGAAGAATTCCTTAGCTGTCTTTGGCCAGCAGTGTGGTTCCCATGCTTTCCCTCAGCAAACTTGCCCTTTTGAAATTGGACTTCTTGACTTCACATTGCAATAATCCTGGGTAGCTGTCCTGCAACCTTCTGTAAATCCACCTGCTACTGGGGCAAGGATTATAATATAGTGGCTCATGGGTGAGTTTTCTGTTTCCAGACTGGTCTTGAATGTGTCAGCCGTTATTGAAATGGCTTTCACCCCATCTATTCATTGAAATATCCCATCCATTCTTTGAAACACCTGAGCGAATGCGCAGGTAGTTACTGCAGTTCTttattcctgtgttttctttcttggtgatCAGAGCCCTGGggtttcagtgatttttttttttttctcacctttctCAACCAAGCTGAGGGGTCAGGGGGCTTGGTTCAGATGTTGGTAACCAATGAGGATTATGGGCTCGGACCAAGAATCCAGTCACTGAGGGACCTGCAGGCCTTGGAGGGTCAGAGCTCAGAATGCTATCAGGGATGCACATGAAGCACGGGTTCTTGGGCCTTGGGGGGGGAGGTCATAGGTCAGAACTCCATCAGGGATGCACATGAAGCACaggatcccaggcctggggtgtgggggggggtcaGAGGTCAGAACTCCATCAGGGATGCAGATGAAGCATAGGATTCCAGGCCTGGTGGGGGTCAGAGGTCAGAACTCCATCAGGGATGCTTTTGATCCAGAAAACATACAGACCTGTTTCTCATCCTTTTGCAGGTATTTTTAAGCACACACTCTCCATCTCAAGGGCCCTGCTCTCTGATCTGGTCACCGAGAAGGAGCGGCCACTGGTGCTCGGCCAGTTCAACACGGCATCTAGTGTGGGCTTCATCCTGGGCCCTATGGTTGGAGGGTATCTGACAGAACTGGACGGTGGATTTTATCTAACAGCCTTCATCTGCTCTTCTGTCTTCGTCCTCAATGCGGGTAAGTTGACACTGAATCATTACAAGATGGTTTGGTTGGTGTGTTCACCCCAACCCACCAACCTGCTGTCTCTCCTCACAGCGTGGTTCTCCGAACTGGGCAGACCTGTCATTCACAGATGACATATCCCTTTATCTGCTGATGCAGATTCTGCAGCAGCTCTCGTGGCACCAAATCTCATGTGACtgcgtgtgtgtggggggggggtggtgagtGAGTGTCTCTCACTGCCTGTACCCTCTTCTTCccccccaccctcttccctccACCTGCTCCAGCCACAAGGGCTTCAGCTTAGGGAAGCCCTGAGGTGGGGGCAGATGAGGCAGGtgcctcccctccctgcaggTGGTTACTGTAAAACTGCAACCGTCCCCATTCtgtgcccgccccccaccctcatCCTGTCATCTTGTTCCCTGTTTACCTGTCCATACCCCCTTTTAGATTgaaattccttgagggcagggattttatAGATCTTGTTTGTCAATACGTCCCAGTGTTTAGGACAAGATTTAGCATTTGGAGAGCATGTCTTCCATGTTTGGAGGGATGAAGGATGATGACAGTGGTGGACAGAGAACAAAAAGGTGCCATGGGGAGAAGTTTGCAGGTAACGCATGAAAACTTAGATGTGAAATAACAGGATATGGAAGCCAACATAGGCCCCTGAGCTGGGCAAAAGAGTGACTATTTTGTAGGTAGagattattttcttctgaattctCACATCAAAATGGAGTTTAAGTAGCTGTGGGAATGGTTAAAAACAGGATCAAAATTatagatcagggagttccctttgtggttcagcagtcaacgaaaccaactagtatctatgaggacgcaggtttgatccctggccttgctcaatgggttaagaatctggcgttgcagtgagctgtggtgtaggtcgcagatgcacttggatccaagttgctctggctatggtgtaggccggccactgtggcccaattagacccctaaacctgggaacttccatatgcttccggtgcagccctaaatagccaaaaaaaaaaaaaaaaaaaaaaaattgcagaccAGTAAATGAACtaacacagaaatacagagtGGTAACCAGACACACACAGCCCCTTACTCCTAGGGGCCACGCATGAATTCTGTGCCTTCGCCTGCATTCATGGATCTACTGCGGTTTTAACAGGTCTCGTTTGGCTGTTTCCGTGGACCGAAGTACAGCCCAATGCGCAGAACGATGGCCTGGGACAGGGGAAGAATCGAGCACTGTGGGGAAAGTCAGACTCTGCCGTACCAGCAGGGACTACAGCGGGTGACAGGACAGCCGGGCCGCCCTGGGGAGAGGTCTTGGCCACGCTGCAGGGCCTGAAGAGCCTGACGCGCCCCGGCCTGTGGGACGTGTATCTGATGCGCTTGCTGATGGCCGTGGCAGTCATGCTTTACCACAGCAACTACGTCCTGGCCCTGGAGGAGCGCTTCGAGGTGAGGCCCAGGACAGCAGGCTACCTCATCAG
It encodes the following:
- the MFSD9 gene encoding major facilitator superfamily domain-containing protein 9 isoform X1 — its product is MERGDSRGMAPDRGLVSARQRPWQDPGTGTQVGDPGLGPVRARRFLLCLYVVGFLDLLGVSMVVPLLSLHVKSLGASPTVAGIVGSSYGILQLFSSTLVGCWSDVVGRRPSLLVCLLCSALGYLILGTSTNVFLFALARVPVGIFKHTLSISRALLSDLVTEKERPLVLGQFNTASSVGFILGPMVGGYLTELDGGFYLTAFICSSVFVLNAGLVWLFPWTEVQPNAQNDGLGQGKNRALWGKSDSAVPAGTTAGDRTAGPPWGEVLATLQGLKSLTRPGLWDVYLMRLLMAVAVMLYHSNYVLALEERFEVRPRTAGYLISCSSALGALSGCALGPLLRLYSHSSQRVLLHSSALTSALLLLFSTARSVGVAVACSLLLAFSTSIGRTCLTDLQLTVGGGARAGGTLLGLGQSVTAVGRIIAPLLSGVAQELSPCGPPGLGAALALVAVVIMSLHRPHSGGDNRDAKLKRE
- the MFSD9 gene encoding major facilitator superfamily domain-containing protein 9 isoform X2, producing the protein MSEGLLEPWHGHPEPNGCAVCSGGMFRAEERRGCWSDVVGRRPSLLVCLLCSALGYLILGTSTNVFLFALARVPVGIFKHTLSISRALLSDLVTEKERPLVLGQFNTASSVGFILGPMVGGYLTELDGGFYLTAFICSSVFVLNAGLVWLFPWTEVQPNAQNDGLGQGKNRALWGKSDSAVPAGTTAGDRTAGPPWGEVLATLQGLKSLTRPGLWDVYLMRLLMAVAVMLYHSNYVLALEERFEVRPRTAGYLISCSSALGALSGCALGPLLRLYSHSSQRVLLHSSALTSALLLLFSTARSVGVAVACSLLLAFSTSIGRTCLTDLQLTVGGGARAGGTLLGLGQSVTAVGRIIAPLLSGVAQELSPCGPPGLGAALALVAVVIMSLHRPHSGGDNRDAKLKRE